In Equus quagga isolate Etosha38 chromosome 14, UCLA_HA_Equagga_1.0, whole genome shotgun sequence, one DNA window encodes the following:
- the ROBO3 gene encoding roundabout homolog 3, giving the protein MLRYLLKTLLQMNLFADSLAGDISNSSDLLFGFNSSMTALNHSLLPPGDSSLNGSRVEPEDAMPRIVEQPPDLLVSRGEPATLPCRAEGRPRPNIEWYKNGARVATAREDPRAHRLLLPSGALFFPRIVHGRRARPDEGVYTCVARNYLGAAASRNASLEVAVLRDDFRQSPGNLVVAVGEPAVMECVPPRGHPEPSVSWKKDSARIKEEEGRITIRGGKLMMSHTLKSDAGMYVCVASNMAGERESGVAELVVLERPSFLRRPMNQVVLADAPVDFPCEVQGDPPPRLRWRKEDGELPIGRYEIRSDHSLWIGRVNAEDEGTYTCVAENSVGRAEASGSLTVHVPPQLVTQPQDQMAAPGESVTFQCETKGNPPPAIFWQKEGSQVLLFPSQSLQPTGRFSVSPRGQLNITEVQSGDAGYYVCQAVSVAGSILAKALLEVKGASFDGLPPIIIQGPANQTLALGSSVWLPCRVTGNPQPSVQWKKDGQWLQGDDLQLNLMANGTLYIANVQEMDTGFYSCVAKSSTGEATWSGWLRRREYWGVSPDPPTEPSTPPGPPSQPVVTEITKNSITLTWKSNPQAGDKVTSYVIEAFSQAAGNTWQTVADGVQLETHTVSGLQPNTIYLFLVRAVGAWGLSEPSPVSEPVRTQDSNPSRPVEDPWRGQRGLAEVAVRMQEPIVLGPRTLQVSWTVDGPVQLVQGFRVSWRVAGPNGGSWTVLDLQSPSQQSTVLRGLPPGTQIQIKVQAQGQEGLGAESPFVMRSIPEEAPSGPPQGVTVALGGEGNSSITVSWEPPLPSQQNGVIKEYQIWCLGNESRFHLNRSAAGWARSAVLRGLLPGHLYRTRVAAATGAGVGVASAPVLVQLPSPPEVEPGLEVGPGLAERLARLLREPAFLAGSGAACGALLLGLCAALYRRRRQRKELSHYTASFAYTPAVSFPHSEGLSGASSRPPMGLGPAPYPWLADSWPHPSRSPSAQEPRGSCCPSNPDPDDRYYNEAGISLYLAQTARGTAASAEGPVYSTIDPAGEELQTFHGGFPPNPSGDPGTWSQYAPPEWSQGDSGARGGKVKLLGKAVQMPSLNWPEALPPPPSSCELNCLEGPEEELEGGSEPEEWCPPMPERSHLAEPSSSGGCLVPPSQGETPSPTPSYGQQSTATLTPSPPDPPQPPTDIPHLHQMPRRVPLGPSSPLSASQPTLSSHEGRPAGLGAGPGAGPMASHHLSPSPVPSAASSAPGRTRQVPGEMTPPLQGPRARIRKKPKALPYRREHSPGDLPPPPLPPPEEEASWALGLRAAGSMSSLERERSGERRMVPAGPLGTQWGTHLDEEAWLPYSRPSFLSRGQGTSTCSTAGSNSSRGSGSSRGSRGPGRSRSRSRSRSQSQRPGQKRREEPR; this is encoded by the exons ATGCTGCGCTACTTGCTCAAAACGCTGCTGCAGATGAACTTGTTCGCGGACTCCCTGGCCGGGGACATCTCCAACTCCAGCGACCTACTCTTCGGTTTCAACTCCTCCATGACGGCGCTCAACCACAGCCTGCTGCCCCCCGGCGATTCTTCTCTCAACG GGTCACGAGTCGAGCCGGAGGACGCAATGCCCCGTATCGTGGAGCAGCCTCCAGATCTGCTGGTCTCCCGAGGAGAGCCGGCCACGCTGCCCTGCCGCGCTGAGGGCCGGCCCCGGCCCAACATCGAGTGGTACAAGAATGGGGCGCGCGTGGCCACTGCTCGGGAGGACCCGCGCGCTCACCGTCTGCTGCTGCCCAGCGGCGCCCTCTTCTTCCCCCGCATCGTGCACGGGCGCCGCGCGCGGCCCGACGAGGGTGTCTACACTTGCGTGGCGCGAAACTACCTGGGGGCAGCGGCTAGCAGAAACGCCTCGCTAGAAGTGGCAG TCCTCCGCGATGATTTCCGGCAGTCTCCTGGGAACCTGGTGGTGGCAGTTGGGGAGCCAGCAGTAATGGAATGTGTGCCCCCCCGCGGCCACCCAGAGCCCTCCGTGTCTTGGAAGAAGGACAGTGCAAGAatcaaggaggaagagggaaggatcACG ATCCGTGGAGGGAAGCTGATGATGTCACATACACTCAAGAGTGATGCAGGGATGTATGTATGTGTGGCCTCCAACATGGCAGGAGAACGGGAGAGTGGAGTGGCTGAACTTGTGGTACTGG AACGTCCCTCATTCCTGCGTAGACCAATGAATCAGGTGGTCCTGGCTGATGCCCCTGTGGATTTCCCATGTGAGGTGCAGGGGGATCCACCGCCTCGCCTACGCTGGCGCAAGGAGGATGGGGAACTGCCCATAGGCAG GTATGAGATCCGGAGCGACCACAGCCTTTGGATTGGGCGTGTGAATGCTGAAGATGAGGGGACTTACACCTGCGTGGCGGAGAACAGCGTGGGCCGTGCTGAAGCGTCTGGCTCCCTCACTGTTCACG tcCCGCCCCAGCTGGTGACCCagccccaggaccagatggcagcTCCTGGAGAGAGCGTGACTTTCCAGTGTGAGACCAAAGGAAACCCCCCACCTGCCATCTTCTGGCAGAAGGAGGGAAGTCAA gtCCTGCTTTTCCCCAGTCAGTCGCTTCAGCCCACAGGGCGCTTCTCAGTCTCTCCCAGAGGCCAGCTCAACATCACTGAAGTGCAGAGTGGGGATGCTGGCTACTATGTGTGCCAGGCTGTCAGTGTGGCTGGCAGCATCCTGGCCAAGGCCCTGTTGGAGGTAAAAGGAG CCTCCTTCGATGGACTGCCTCCCATCATCATCCAGGGACCAGCCAATCAGACACTGGCACTTGGCTCCTCTGTGTGGCTGCCATGCAGAGTGACAGGGAACCCACAACCTAGCGTCCAATGGAAGAAGGATGGGCAGTGGCTGCAGGGGGATGACCTCCAGCTCAACCTAATGGCCAATGGTACTTTGTACATCGCCAACGTGCAG GAGATGGACACAGGGTTCTACAGCTGTGTGGCCAAGAGTTCCACAGGGGAAGCCACATGGAGTGGCTGGCTGAGGAGGCGGG AATATTGGGGAGTATCACCAGATCCCCCTACAGAACCCAGCACCCCTCCAGGGCCTCCCTCTCAGCCAGTGGTCACTGAGATCACCAAGAATAGCATTACCCTGACCTGGAAGTCCAACCCACAGGCTGGGGACAAAGTCACCTCTTACGTGATAGAGGCTTTCAG CCAAGCTGCTGGCAACACATGGCAGACAGTGGCAGATGGTGTGCAGCTGGAGACACACACCGTCAGTGGTCTGCAGCCCAATACCATTTACCTATTCCTAGTGCGAGCTGTGGGAGCCTGGGGCCTCAGTGAGCCCAGCCCTGTCTCTGAgcctgtccgcacccagg ACAGCAACCCATCCAGGCCAGTGGAGGACCCATGGAGAGGCCAGCGAGGACTGGCTGAAGTGGCTGTACGTATGCAGGAGCCCATAGTCCTTGGGCCTCGGACCCTGCAGGTGTCCTGGACT GTAGACGGCCCAGTCCAGCTAGTGCAAGGTTTCCGGGTGTCTTGGAGGGTGGCAGGTCCTAACGGGGGAAGCTGGACAGTGCTGGACCTACAGTCCCCAAGCCAGCAAAGTACTGTGCTAAGAGGACTGCCCCCAGGGACCCAAATTCAGATCAAGGTGCAAGCCCaaggccaggaggggctgggggctgagagcCCCTTTGTGATGAGGAGCATTCCTGAGGAGG CCCCCAGTGGTCCCCCCCAGGGAGTGACAGTGGCCTTGGGAGGTGAAGGCAATAGCAGTATCACTGTGTCCTGGGAACCTCCGCTCCCCTCCCAGCAAAATGGGGTCATCAAGGAATACCAG ATCTGGTGCCTGGGGAATGAGAGCCGCTTCCACCTCAATCGGTCTGCGGCAGGCTGGGCACGCTCCGCGGTGCTCCGGGGACTGCTGCCGGGTCATCTCTACCGGACCCGGGTCGCTGCGGCCACCGGCGCTGGCGTGGGCGTAGCCAGTGCCCCGGTGTTGGTGCAGCTGC CGTCCCCGCCGGAAGTGGAGCCTGGGCTCGAGGTGGGCCCGGGGCTGGCGGAGCGGCTGGCGAGGCTGCTGCGGGAGCCCGCCTTCCTCGCGGGCAGCGGTGCCGCCTGCGGGGCGCTGCTCCTCGGGCTCTGCGCCGCCCTCTACCGGCGCCGGAGGCAGCGCAAAGAGCTCAGTCACTACACGG CCTCCTTTGCCTACACACCTGCAG TGTCCTTTCCACACTCAGAGGGCCTCTCGGGAGCCAGTTCCAG GCCACCCATGGGCCTTGGCCCTGCTCCCTACCCGTGGCTGGCAGACTCGTGGCCCCACCCATCTCGAAGCCCCTCAGCCCAGGAACCCAGGGGAAGCTGCTGCCCCAGCAATCCTGACCCAGATGACAGATATTACAATG AAGCAGGAATCTCCCTTTACCTGGCTCAGACGGCCCGGGGCACTGCCGCCTCTGCTGAGGGTCCTGTCTATAGCACCATTGACCCAGCCGGAGAGGAGCTGCAGACCTTCCATGGGGGGTTCCCCCCAAACCCCTCAGGGGATCCAGGCACCTGGAGCCAGTATGCTCCTCCAGAATGGAGCCAAGGGGACAGTG GAGCCAGGGGAGGCAAAGTGAAGCTTCTGGGAAAAGCTGTGCAGATGCCCTCCCTCAACTGGCCGGAAGCCCTGCCACCACCTCCCTCTTCCTGTGAACTGAACTGCCTAGAGGGGcctgaggaggagctggagggcgG CTCAGAGCCAGAAGAGTGGTGCCCACCAATGCCTGAGAGGAGCCACCTGGCAGAGCCCAGCTCCAGTGGAGGGTGCTTGGTCCCTCCGTCCCAAGGGGAAACCCCCTCCCCAACACCTTCCTATGGACAGCAGTCCACAGCTACTCTtactccctcacctcctgaccctccccagccccccactgATATTCCGCATCTCCACCAGATGCCCAG GAGGGTGCCCCTTGGGCCAAGTTCTCCTCTCAGTGCATCCCAGCCCACTCTGAGTAGCCATGAAGGGAGGCCTGCTGGCCTGGGTGCTGGCCcgggtgctggccccatggcttcCCATCACCTCAGCCCGAGCCCTGTCCCTAGTGCAGCCAGCAGTGCCCCAG GGAGAACCCGGCAGGTGCCTGGGGAGATGACTCCTCCACTTCAAGGGCCCCGTGCCCGAATCCGGAAGAAACCCAAGGCTCTTCCCTACAGGCGGGAGCACAgtcctgggg ACTTGCCCCCACCACCCTTGCCGCCACCAGAGGAGGAGGCAAGCTGGGCCTTAGGGCTGAGAGCAGCAGGCAGCATGTCCTCCTTGGAACGGGAGCGcagtggggagagaagaatggTGCCGGCGGGGCCCCTGGGGACCCAGTGGGGCACCCACCTGGATG AAGAGGCCTGGCTCCCTTACAGTCGACCAAGCTTCCTGTCGCGGGGCCAGGGCACCAGCACCTGTTCCACAGCTGGCAGCAACTCTTCAAGAGGCTCTGGCAGCTCTCGGGGCTCGCGGGGCCCTGGACGCAGtcggagccggagccggagccggagccaGAGCCAAAGGCCAGGACAGAAACGTCGAGAG gaACCACGATGA